A window from Temnothorax longispinosus isolate EJ_2023e chromosome 1, Tlon_JGU_v1, whole genome shotgun sequence encodes these proteins:
- the LOC139821993 gene encoding neuronal calcium sensor 1-like: MSNHGGIDGKDNCESLRRPSLSVKMQRSLRKMSKGIKKITEIIQEDDKHSSYIFPEQLSALTSRTGFSKDEIRKLYRAFKQLCPRGCATSGDLKPAYAKLFPLGDPARYAQIVFNSFDRDGDGIVSFSDLLGAMTLIINGNVDQKLSWIFGFYDLNGDGCITRHEMLVIVSAIYEMVQNTRTIQSVVNKQVDRFFEKMDTNRDGLISRDEFMSGCKNDAFIYSQLFLFNNIW, from the exons ATGTCAAATCACGGTGGTATCGATGGCAAAGATAATTGCGAGTCTCTTCGCCGACCAAGTCTCTCCGTAAAGATGCAACGTAGCCTGAGAAAAATGAGCAAAGGCATCAAAAAAATTACCG AAATCATCCAGGAGGATGATAAACATTCATCATACATCTTCCCCGAGCAACTGTCCGCCTTGACCAGTCGCACCGGGTTTTCGAAGGATGAAATTCGTAAACTGTATCGCGCCTTCAAGCAGCTGTGCCCCAGAGGATGCGCGACGTCCGGCGACTTGAAACCCGCATACGCCAAACTGTTTCCGCTTGGCGATCCGGCTAGATACGCGCAGATCGTGTTCAACAGCTTCGACCGAGACGGCGACGGCATCGTCAGCTTCAGCGATCTTCTCGGTGCCATGACATTGATCATCAATGGCAATGTGGACCAAAAGCTTTCCTGGATATTCGG GTTCTACGATCTGAATGGGGATGGTTGTATCACGAGACATGAAATGTTGGTCATAGTATCCGCGATTTACGAGATGGTGCAGAATACGCGGACTATCCAGTCCGTGGTTAACAAACAGGTGGACAGGTTCTTTGAAAAGATGGATACGAACAGAGACGGCTTGATCTCAAGGGACGAGTTCATGAGCGGTTGTAAAAAT gaTGCTTTTATATACAGCcagttgtttttatttaacaatatctgGTGA